In the Maridesulfovibrio zosterae DSM 11974 genome, one interval contains:
- a CDS encoding substrate-binding periplasmic protein yields the protein MFKYLVLTIFLLLSPCITQARELTIVTLDNTPQAYLEHDILKGFLVDIVKEAARRAGFRVKLKIVPWKRALSMARKGTADAIFNAGLTRERAEYLVYPDVVLITEKVVAFRRVGSSTFLNKDFSSATMLNVGIGRGYYYGKEVTNAIESDKFRCVEMVKDIDLNIKKLLAGRLDIFFGDYYPVMKSLKDNGLLDKIEPISGPETGMPIIYSKSDTYLAFSRKNYFGNLEKISEALKQIKQDGTYEAIVHKYIPIGKTNF from the coding sequence ATGTTTAAATACCTAGTACTTACCATATTTCTTTTACTATCCCCCTGTATAACGCAGGCAAGAGAGCTTACTATTGTAACACTTGATAATACTCCGCAAGCATACCTTGAGCACGATATCCTCAAAGGTTTTCTTGTTGATATAGTCAAAGAAGCCGCCAGACGTGCTGGATTTAGAGTAAAATTAAAGATTGTGCCATGGAAAAGAGCTTTAAGTATGGCCAGAAAAGGTACAGCTGACGCTATATTTAATGCAGGGCTTACAAGAGAAAGAGCGGAATATCTGGTCTATCCTGATGTAGTTCTTATAACCGAAAAAGTCGTTGCATTCAGACGGGTAGGATCATCAACTTTTCTTAACAAGGACTTTTCATCTGCAACTATGCTTAATGTTGGAATCGGCCGCGGTTACTACTATGGTAAAGAAGTAACAAATGCCATTGAATCTGATAAGTTCAGATGTGTTGAAATGGTAAAAGACATTGATTTAAATATAAAAAAATTACTTGCAGGACGTCTGGATATTTTTTTCGGAGACTATTACCCTGTAATGAAATCCTTGAAGGATAATGGATTGCTGGACAAAATAGAACCTATCAGTGGCCCAGAAACAGGTATGCCTATAATATACTCTAAATCAGACACATATCTGGCCTTTTCCAGAAAAAATTATTTTGGAAATCTAGAAAAAATAAGCGAAGCTCTTAAGC